One Perca flavescens isolate YP-PL-M2 chromosome 16, PFLA_1.0, whole genome shotgun sequence genomic window, ATTGCTCAAACATTTGTTAAAACACTGTTGTAGTTAAATTTAAGATAAAGCAGGTTGTTTGTGGTGTTTTATGTTCTATCCAAGAGAcgaaaaaagaaatgtgaggGGGCAGTTTGAACGCGCCTTATGCCACCGCTCATAAATTTGTTAGAACATTAGTGTTATCTGTACAAACACTTTGTTTTCATGCTTCAGCGGCGGAGATACTCATTATGTATCACAGACCCATCAGTGTTTCAAGATATGTTGGCGGAGTAGATATAAAACTCAGATTTTGAAACCATATTTCCATGATTCTTTTGGCATTTGTTTTTATCCTAATGGGTGGatttatgtaggcctattttatcttcttttttttttcatttctcaaCTCATATTGTCCGCTGCAGATTTGTCAACGAGTCTGTGAAACTTTTAGAATACTTAAGTTGTACACAGAAGTCAATATAAAGGGGTTGCTGAGTACAAATCTGCCTTGGGCCCCTCAGGAGTGTGAAACCTGAACTGCTTCTGGATCTAAGGACATTTAAGACCCAATAACAAAACATGGTCTGAGTCTGATCCATGTTATTCCTCATACATTTTCATATCCCCTAACATGCGTTTGGAAGAATCATTTATTGAGGCATAAGGTTAAACTGGAGAAGGGGCGGTATATTTTCATTGATGTTGCTGGTTGTGTTGGGAATCttcttttaacattttgtttttaacacaCTTGAAGTAtatgttttaaattattttaaacattaatacTAACATTGCTTCTAAAAATCCTTTCTGTCTAGTTCACTTTCCTGACAATAATTCATAATGATTTATAATTCTTACGTCATGGGCAATACAATCATTCTTTGTACTATAACTTAAGCCGATGTGTTGTAAGGAAATGTAAATGGATTACCTGAATATATCATTGCGTTGAATAGAAAGCAATAAAAAACgctaaaattataataaaatagggcgcctggatagctcataGCGTGCGGCCCATGTACAGAGGAGGCTCAGTCTTTGCCGCAGTGGCCGAGGGTTCAATCCCGACCcacagccctttgctgcatgtccttccccctctctctccccacacGTATAAACCTTTTACAACCCATACAGTATGAGAGACCCAAATTAAACATCTCTTCAGTTAAGACATATCTGTGGAGAGAGGTGACCACCACCTCtgtcctatataataaaggcctaaaatgccccaaaaaataatcttcaaattctattaaaatgtatttttgtaacTTTTACTAACAACAAACTGCTTTTTGTTTCATCTGACCTAACAGTTTTTAAATGCTGATTCTCTGCCAAACAGCATAGTTTTTTTCCATTGAAGTGAAATAAAAGAGCAACATTAGTTTTATCATATTTATAATTAGAAAACTTTGTATACCATGTCAACAAATGTAGCCACTACCTTTATCATAAATGgacatgttttttcttttttttaattgttacaAATTCATCAGATTTGTTTGGGGGCTTTTACTTCACATCATTTGGTTCAgttcaaaaacagaaaagatgATTACCCAAAACTCCACCATAAACATGCCATATgttagacctttttttttctaaagagtTGGTTCTAAAATGCTTATGCTGTCTGCACTGTATTAATGACAGGAATTAAACCAATCTGTGCTTGTCTCATTAGAGTCCTTACTGTAGATGTGCGATGGGTGCCATCTAGTGGTGCTGGCTCAACAGTAGACACTCAGTGTTAAACATACAAACAGTGAAGAACTTGGTCAGTTTAACTGGTTTAGGAATAAGATCTGCGCTGATGTGATTTGATGTCCATTATCCTATAAGGTACTACAGGTGTTATAAATGCATTTAGCACAGGTACATTTCTGAAGAGAGACAAATATTAATTTACTGTAGAACATGTTCAAATTCCTTCTTCCTTTTGAGGCAAACAGTGTGTACTAGTAACAGTATGCCTCtgtacatgtaggcctacatacaATAAAAAGTGATTTTCAAGCctcacacaatttttttttgaatttcCTGACATTAGCTTTGAGCAGAATCATTGCACCGTTTTCATTTGTGTAAACGTGAACAATCTCAAAGCTGGCGTGTTTGCTGGTGGTGCTAAACACAAATGAGGTCAACAAGGCGACCATTTACTGTAAACTATTACAATTCCTCTCACAGTATGTATGAGCTCATCAGATATTTTCTCGTGCAAAATCCGTATCTGCAaagtcacttctttttttaaagattattttttggggctttttctctttattagacagtggatagatatgaaaggggagagagatggggaatgacatgcaacaaagggcagtaggttggatttgaaccctgcgctgctgcaggactcagccaacatggggcaaacgctcttactgggtgagctagaggccaccacAGCAAAGTCACTTCTAACGCACCGACAAACAAAATTGagtaaaatatttaatatatttcctTTTCAATAGTAGTTGATGTAGCGCAATATGGAAATACATGAGTAAAGCAGAAGTACTTAATTGTAGTACTTGATTAAAAGCACCTTTACTTTCTCCTGAATGATTGTgacgtgttcctttaatttgttttcccatctatttagtcaaaaataattttcttttacttATAACATATTTCACTTCACtagaaacaaaacattttgcagacaTACAATGATAAAATGTGGATTAATAAGTTTTATTATAAATCTCACAAAGATAGCTTCATCTTATTTTATGACTCCCACTTGCTACCTTACATTAAGCTTAACATTGCAATAACAATCTTCATCCAGTGGATGTCAGTCCTTctgttttaaattatattagTGGACTTAAGTGTCCCAATATGGGACAGCTTGGCACCTCTGTTTGAAATGAAGTGTGTAATATATCTACACGTATAATGTCTTAACCTTTTACAACCCAGACAGTATGAGAGACCCAAATTAAACATCTCTTCAGTTAAGACATATCTGTGGTGAGAGGTGACCACCAGCTCTGAACCTTCATTTCCAAAAAAGGTTTCTACAGAAGTGCTCGCTGCTCATCCAAACAGTGCAGGTTAGAGAAAAAAGCTTTTGAGAAACAGAAATAGGTTGAGGTCTTCATAATTTTTTTATCTAGGCTATGCCCGTTCCCGACGGGTGTTTGGGGATAGCCTGAGGTTAGACCTGAAAAGTGAATCAAAAATGGAATGGGTCGTTTAAATAGGGCAGATGTTTCTTTAGGATAGGCCTGAAGTATTTTTCTCCAGCAGTGTTCAGCAGTCACATTGGGTAATAAAGTGCACTGAGAGAAATGCAGGGACGCTCACTTCACAAGACAAGGAGCTTGTTCATTGTTTGAACTGAACAGAGAGCTATTTTTCATTTGTCAGCCCAACTAGTAtccaaaaacatatttaaatgctTCGGTCTCTGGAAAATAAGACACCATTTTCAATTATTTGTTGCACATTTTCCACAACAATTTGTCTCTTTGGAGAGGAAAGGGTTACGCAATTTTGTCTTAGGCCTGAGTATTATGGTTTGCTACCTCAGATCACATCAGCAAATTTGTATCAGGTACAGAGTATCACATTACATGTGTATTTAGTGCACAAAATGCATTTTGTAGCCTCCAGATACATGCTTTTAGCCATGCTTGCATTGTGGCTCTATGGCAATGTCCATCTGTCACTCAGTCCACTACTTTGGTCCAGAAATATCTCAACTACTATTGGATGGACATTCATAAGATTTGGTGTAGACACTCATCCCCCTCAGGATGCATTGCAAATGCTTAAACACTTTCTATCTAGCACCATCATCGGGTCAACATGTTTTCAATCCTTTGcttagctgtactttgtgtttactgcaattcaaaacaaaggttagcatgctaacagagAAAACTCCTGAGagtgaacattttaaacattatacctgcttatAGTCACGAGCATTTCTGTGAGCTGCATTTAATGCAGAACATGCATTCCGTGCATCAGTTCCCAGTCATTACAGCCTACTTGCATGTTTTTATTAGCTCCCAATGCATCACTGCAATATTCTTAAAGGGCTGTGATATAGTTTATTACCATGACACGTGCATCATGCAATTCTTTTCATCAGTATTTTAGTACATTTTATCTCCCGCCTCTGTTTTGGAGTCAGTGATGCACCAGAACAGATAATCTGAGAGACAGTGATAACAGCCCAGCTGCCATCAAACAGACACTACACTGACTGATGCACATCAGTGGAAAATCCAGCGAGGAAGTAAATTTGTCTTTCAAATGCCACATTTGCTCAACCGGAAACGCActagaaagtttaaaaaaaaacaacaaaaaaaacgccACTGTATTTCAAAGCATGACACTTGAACCATCTATtgtacataaacacatttttattcagcCTGATATAGGTTACACATGGAAAAAATAATCCTAAGAGAACTACTTCCCTTTGTGGAGCTAATGATATGACAGTTTTAAATCAGCTTCAGATCCTCACATGACAGCTGTCACCATTAGCTGCCGTGGGCTGTGAGGCATTAAGCATAATCACATGCTACAACTGACCTGaggctttttttcttcctttcttcaaaaataatacaaaaagaaaacctATCCCCTCAGCAGTCTTTATGTATGTTTTCGCACTAAATGATATGGAATGTTAACTTGGAAATGcaggtaaaaagaaaaacggTTCTCTGCAATAGCAGAAAACAAAGACACtgaatgaataaaagaaaagtgATTTCCCAGAATCCTGTTCCCAGGCTGCTACGGTGTGTCAAGCATTAAGAAAACACCACCTCGGTCCAAAGTGTgttcaacaatgaaaataactgAAACCTGATGTTCTGATTCAGTCTCATAATCCTCAAACGTGGCTATAAACAGAAAAGCACAACTTCGATGCTCAATAGTACAGATTAAATTTACACTGCTTGCAGGTCAGCTTTGGAATCATATATTAGGACTGACAGTCATAGACACAAAGCAAAGACTGATGAGGGGGAGGGTCTTAACATTTAACTAGTGTTagtcatattttatttaacttgtaAATTTCACAAAGTGCAAATTTTCTATTATATTACATCATAACCAATTTTAGAAATTGTTCATTTTCTATTATATAACAATGAAAAATGGTTCATTCCATATACCCCGAACCTAGCCATAaccaaccccccctccccaccagCTATTcatcagaataaaaaaaaaaaaaaaaaaggaatcacTAAATACATGCTGCAATGACGTCAACCAATTTGTTTGAAACTTGACCAAAGCCTCCTTTTTAGGCTCCATGAATCTCTTACAGTACACTGTTACAGTCAGCGTGCGCTTAtagttaaaatatatatattaatctaTCATTAAATAGTATGCCTCTTGCACAGTCTTGCATGCATTGAAGAGCATTTTGGGCAAGCTGTACAAGGGGAGGCGTGTGGACGGACTTGCTCAGGCTGTAGGCTCCGGGACAGGTCCAGGCACTCTTTCGCCACCTGTAAACGGTTTTTTGCCCTTTACTCCTAGCAACCACGTCAGTCCAAAATATGGTTCTCCAGTGTGTTTTTGTCGAgcatttgtttgtatgtgtgtgtgcgcgtgtgtacatgagtgtgtgcgtgcgtgtcgtCCTGAACCCAGTTTCACAGAAGAACTGCGTAGATCACTGAAGTTTTGTTCCAAGCTTTCGTTGTCTGTTCCTAAAAGAagaaacccccccaaaaaatgtcaaaacacaaagcaaaagtctcaaagaaagtaaaaaagccCAGTCACACCAGCATTTAAAAGACAGAAATTCTGTTAATTTCAATGGCATCGCAGTGCACAGTGGATTTGCTAGCGGGGACGAAGTAAATCCACATGTATCTTTTGCGTAAAGTGCAAAGTAATGAAGAAAGCTATTGTAGCTTATTAACTGTGTTGCGCcatgcaaacatttttgttaCTGTTACAGAGCAGTGTGTACGTCGACAGAGGCATGGATTGCAGACAGTACGTGGTACAAATACTTGAGAATCTAGTTAGCAAATGAGCTAAAAAGCTTGCTAACTGACCGTAAGCAGATTAGCTACCTTAGAGAGCTTTTTCCCCCTCCTTTATGACTCTCTGTTGAATGAAATGATGTACAATCTCGAGGGGGGAGTAAAGGAcacagtacagaaaaaaaaacagaaagaagctTGGGCGGCTATTGTGACTGACTTGTGCTGACATTAGCTTGTAAGCTGCAGTACCAACTAGCCCTGCGAGAACTCACTATGTCGCCAAGCCTCTAGCACCGCCTACGTCTCCAGGACGAGTAGGCAATTCAATGTGCCACTTTCTGGTGTGACCAGGCCTTAACGGTGATAGGTGTGGCAACTTACCTGGCCTCTGATCTGGTCACTGTATACTCAAACCATAAGATGTTGGGGATCAGGCTTGTGTCTCGCACCAGGAAGTACTCTGATATTGGCCTATAAATTGTGAAAACATTGAAAGAACAAATTATTAGAGTAGCCATTAAAGACTAGTTTTAGCCACTCATCCAGGCTGAGGACGAATCGGCCTCCCCTCAGACACaaggaggaggcagagaaatgAGAGCACTACTTACCACGCTGCTATTTTGGGGAATAATGGTGTCAGCACCTCTTGTGTGAAAAAAGAACCAGATTATGCCAATGGTACTACCAGCCACACCGCCATAGAAAACCTGGCTCCAGGTGTGATACAACAGGTAGACCCttagaatgagagagagaaaaaaacaatgttcaaGAAAACATAAATTGTGCCTGTAGTTCAAAACTAAACTAAGTCCAGAAGCATGCACTTCAGATAGTACACAGGAAATAGCTACATTTGGCTCTTTCTGTAACAGTGAGAACAGACAACAACATTCTCAATGTTCTTGTCCCCCTGCCCTGAGCAGACAATACTGGACATGGTCAGCAATGCTATGATTTAATGggcttcactttttttttttttttttttttaaagctgaaaCAATcagtcgattaatcaattatttgttTGGCAGAAGATTCCAATTACAATTTCGATAACGCATTGATGTATCTTAGGGTTTTGGACTtctggtcagacaaaacaagaaaagattgggcattttttgcttttttatgagattttatggaaaataataACGATGAATAAATAATTACTTGCAGCCTTACCTGCTGTATGAGACTGATAAGGCCACGCCCAACAGGATGATGGACAGTATGTGTCTCCACAGCAGGTCCACACATCGAGCATTGTTCGTTTGATGCATTCTGAAAAGAAAGAACAGCATGAGTTCACACCATGACATCTACCTCATGGAAAGGTGGAATGAAAGCATCTAATAAGTGATAATCAAAAATGTGATAATAAAATACATGCCCTGGAATAAACCAGTAAATCACAGATGCTAATATGAATAACATTCTTGCTTGACGTGAATATGATGTAATTAATGCATGACAAAACATTGCAGGAAACATACCAGTAAAactatttgttttactttttctatTTACCTAAATAACCAACTTCAATGAAAATGCTCAATTGcagaactgtatttttttttttattactttgttcACATTAAACTTTAGCtagttgctgcatttttttcaattgcACAGCTACATGTTTTCACCCTTAAACCTCTCCAAACACCAAACAGAAACAAGCTCACCTTAAATAAAGGAACAGAAAGAAGTAAACAACAAAGAACCACATAAGCTGGGAATGACTGGAGGGCATCCCATACTCTGTGTGCAGAGTTGTGTGAGCTCCTGCAGAAAGACAATatcaatatatacatttaaaatatggaGTACATCTTCATATAAACATAGAACCAATATTTTAAGTTTAATACTAAAGTGGGCTGCTCTCATTacttaattatattttaatatcttGCTAGGGTTGGGAGATACCACaatccataataataataataagacttTTATTACAGACTCATGGTCcaaaacaataacattttacataaataatCCCAGAGGCATAATAAAAATTCAtaatatcaaatatataaagaaTATTTGCATATATATTCCTATTTGAATTGTTTTGAATGCCACTTCGATTGTTTTCTCTAACATGGAACAAATGTCTCTTGTGTATGTAAATCATGtttgtcttacacacacacacacacacacacacacacacactttatattgtatttatacAATACATATTTTTCTCTCGGTTGAAAAAGAGATCCTCATCTCATTGAAACTTCATTGATTAATATCAGAAGAAGCTTTTCTGGCTATCTGGTGGAGATGGCACAGTGGATGTcgcacatgcctttggtgtgggagatctgggttcaattcccactgcggtacattaaccaatgtgtccctgagcaagacccttaacccctagttgctccagaggcgtgcaacctctgatatataacaattgtaagtcgctttggataaaagcgtcagctaaatgtaatgtattggGATGATTTTGCAATGTTGCCCAACCCCACCCACTACAGTCTCTATAAAGTAAACAACTTATTCCTTCACTCACCTGCACATGGGCGCGGCTCTCTGAGAATGTGCTTCAGCAGCCAGTTCACCCCTTCATTCAGGATGAGCCCACCAAAGAAggaaatctgtaaaaaaaaaaaaaaaaaaaaatgtaccagGTCATGGGAGCACTTACAAACATCTGGCCTGCCTGACACAACTTATTTGGGCTCCTGTAGGACAATTAACAGCGTAACAAATGGGAGTTTAAAATTGATGCTCTTTCTGAAACTAAAAGTGCATGTGCAGAACTCACCGTGTGCAGCTCCCGTTTAAACACTATGAGTGTAACAAAACCCACAAGGATTGCTATGGGTAAGAGACTGATGTAGGCCAGCACTTGTCCCGTCAGATCACCTAAAACATAGAGACACAGTTATGGTGTTAACGTTAAACATAAACCCCAGTAAAGTCACTTAGCTAGTTAGTACTGGTGGGAGTAACACTTTAAAGTACTCAGTGAACCCGGATGGTTGAAATATTTAACTGCGAGTACATGTAGGAAGCTGCTGTGGTGGAGTAGCCAAGCAATCATCTAACTAACATAACTTTAccctattattttattttgttaattcgGTCAGCTCGGTGCATGTGGTTTATGCTAGTTATACTAATCATAATGAGGCCAAGAGCTCGCTAGCTATCGCTACTATGTTAGCCGTAGTCCTGGCTACAATGTTTTAAGGTGAAATAGCTTGTATTTCCACCACACTCATACAAATTTTGC contains:
- the dolpp1 gene encoding LOW QUALITY PROTEIN: dolichyldiphosphatase 1 (The sequence of the model RefSeq protein was modified relative to this genomic sequence to represent the inferred CDS: deleted 1 base in 1 codon); the protein is MALEEQCSVPPQWRSISLTHVEFPEGDLTGQVLAYISLLPIAILVGFVTLIVFKRELHTISFFGGLILNEGVNWLLKHILREPRPCAGAHTTLHTEYGMPSSHSQLMWFFVVYFFLFLYLRMHQTNNARCVDLLWRHILSIILLGVALSVSYSRVYLLYHTWSQVFYGGVAGSTIGIIWFFFTQEVLTPLFPKIAAWPISEYFLVRDTSLIPNILWFEYTVTRSEARNRQRKLGTKLQ